The following proteins are encoded in a genomic region of Dioscorea cayenensis subsp. rotundata cultivar TDr96_F1 chromosome 8, TDr96_F1_v2_PseudoChromosome.rev07_lg8_w22 25.fasta, whole genome shotgun sequence:
- the LOC120267323 gene encoding annexin D1-like, with protein MDTQKPRNVMENPSTMKLETNAVTLTSTSLVSNDDQCTAESLAGIHLMDWWGTDDKTVIAIMAYRNSTQRKHIQEAYEELYKESLTKRVEFELNGNHELLTRLLGTYWYNGDEIDVKLAQSKALIIHDAIKCKNYNHEDIIRILTTQSKAQLNATFNHYTI; from the exons ATGGACACTCAAAAGCCAAGGAATGTGATGGAAAATCCTTCTACTATGAAATTAGAGACAAATGCAGTAACTTTGACAAGTACTTCTCTAGTTTCCAATGATGATCAGTGTACTGCAGAGTCGCTAGCTGGCATTCATTTAATGGACT GGTGGGGAACTGATGATAAGACAGTAATTGCAATCATGGCATACAGGAACTCAACGCAAAGGAAACATATTCAAGAAGCCTATGAAGAACTCTACAAAGAGAGTCTCACCAAAAGGGTTGAATTTGAACTCAATGGTAATCATGAG CTCCTCACTAGATTATTGGGCACATATTGGTACAATGGCGATGAGATCGACGTTAAATTAGCTCAGTCAAAGGCCTTGATTATCCATGATGCTatcaagtgcaagaactatAACCATGAAGATATCATCAGAATACTGACTACTCAGAGTAAAGCACAACTCAATGCTACATTCAATCATTATACTATTTGA
- the LOC120267321 gene encoding uncharacterized protein LOC120267321: MAIIEDVLVKVDRFIFLVDFVILDLDDKVEVPLTLGHLFLATSQAIDVKYGVMELRVGDEEVVFKLRDAMWHYMDVDDMCYALDIIDDCVSDFVLNTWVKDDLSDLLDYEDHLMN; this comes from the coding sequence ATGGCCATTATTGAAGATGTTCTAGTCAAGGTGGACCGATTCATCTTCCTGGTCGATTTTGTTATTCTAGATTTGGATGACAAGGTTGAGGTTCCTTTGACACTTGGGCATCTATTTTTGGCCACTTCACAAGCCATTGATGTCAAATATGGTGTTATGGAGTTACGAGTGGGTGATGAAGAAGTAGTGTTCAAGTTGAGAGATGCTATGTGGCACTATATGGATGTTGATGACATGTGTTATGCTTTGGATATTATTGATGATTGTGTTTCGGACTTTGTGCTAAACACATGGGTGAAGGATGACTTGTCTGATTTATTGGATTATGAAGACCACCTGATGAATTAG